From the genome of Spinacia oleracea cultivar Varoflay chromosome 2, BTI_SOV_V1, whole genome shotgun sequence, one region includes:
- the LOC110786344 gene encoding phosphatidylinositol 4-kinase gamma 4, which yields MSSAGLAVSRIRAEEPLISPRFFHNALDLNLDESIMVFLSVSGNMIPLRVFESDSIESVKLRIQSFKGFVVKTQKLVCGGRELSRSDSLVRDYGVANGNVLHLVLRVSDLQTVNVKTSCGKEWTFDVGRHRDFEYVKRQIAKRAKWLVEEEDQELVYEGELLKDQQLVDDICKQNDAVIHLFVRKSAKIRTKRVAKNLDELSVEAPELGSSKRDYNVKSVESVLVSTLPSNLCEKDFLLEPVFVNPEAEIPSEILDVMEMTYEGLDNGSTPIRSSEGSGGAYLMQDSTGLEYVSVFKPMDEEPKAKNNPHGLPLTLDGEGLKRGTKVGQGAFREVAAYLLDHPLNGRRETTGEVSGFAGVPPTGLVKCLHRGFNHPGGITPKIGSLQKFVKNDGSCEDIGPGSFPVGEVHKISVLDIRLANADRHAGNILFRKNNETGQTVLIPIDHGYCLPDYFEDCTFEWLYWPQAKQPYSAETVEYIRSLDAEEDIALLKFYGWDLPIESARTLRISTMLLKKGVELGLTPYQIGSIMCRVNINRESAIEEIIQEALDSVIPGTSEECFIETVSEIMDRRLDEISG from the exons ATGTCGTCGGCTGGACTTGCGGTTAGTAGAATTAGGGCGGAAGAGCCTTTGATTTCCCCACGATTTTTCCACAATGCGCTAGATTTGAACTTGGATGAATCTATAATGGTTTTCTTGAGTGTTTCTGGGAATATGATACCATTACGAGTTTTCGAATCGGACTCAATTGAGTCTGTGAAATTGAGGATTCAAAGCTTCAAAGGCTTTGTTGTGAAAACTCAGAAATTAGTTTGTGGAGGGAGGGAATTATCTCGGAGTGATTCATTGGTTCGCGATTATGGAGTTGCTAATGGCAATGTCCTTCACTTAGTGCTTAGGGTTTCAGACCTCCAAACTGTTAATGTTAAGACATCGTGTGGGAAGGAGTGGACTTTTGATGTTGGGCGACACAGGGATTTTGAGTATGTTAAGAGGCAGATAGCTAAGAGGGCGAAATGGTTAGTTGAAGAGGAGGATCAAGAGCTTGTTTATGAAGGTGAGCTACTCAAAGATCAGCAGTTAGTTGATGACATTTGCAAGCAGAATGATGCTGTGATTCATTTGTTTGTGAGGAAATCTGCTAAGATTAGGACAAAGCGTGTTGCGAAGAACCTTGATGAGTTATCTGTGGAAGCACCAGAGTTGGGTAGTAGTAAGCGAGATTACAATGTCAAATCTGTGGAATCAGTATTAGTGTCAACTCTGCCGAGTAACCTGTGTGAAAAAGACTTCCTCTTGGAGCCTGTGTTTGTCAATCCAGAAGCTGAAATACCATCAGAAATACTGGATGTGATGGAGATGACTTATGAAGGGTTAGATAATGGGAGTACTCCAATTAGGTCATCTGAAGGCTCTGGTGGGGCTTACCTTATGCAAGATTCAACTGGGTTAGAGTATGTATCTGTGTTTAAGCCTATGGATGAGGAGCCAAAGGCGAAGAACAACCCCCATGGATTACCTTTGACCCTTGATGGTGAAGGGTTGAAAAGGGGTACCAAAGTTGGGCAAGGAGCGTTTAGGGAAGTAGCGGCTTACCTCTTGGATCATCCGTTGAATGGGAGACGTGAAACCACAGGAGAGGTTTCGGGGTTTGCTGGGGTTCCTCCTACAGGTTTGGTGAAATGCTTGCATAGGGGATTCAATCATCCTGGTGGCATAACCCCTAAGATAGGATCCTTGCAGAAATTCGTGAAAAACGATGGAAGCTGTGAGGATATCGGCCCTGGTTCTTTTCCTGTGGGGGAGGTGCACAAAATTTCTGTGCTTGACATAAGATTGGCTAATGCAGATAGACATGCTGGGAATATATTGTTTAGAAAGAACAATGAGACGGGTCAAACTGTCTTGATTCCTATCGATCATGGATACTGCTTGCCAGATTAT TTTGAAGACTGCACTTTTGAATGGCTCTACTGGCCTCAAGCTAAGCAACCATACTCCGCCGAAACTGTGGAGTACATTAGGTCTTTGGATGCTGAGGAAGACATCGCTCTCCTGAAATTTTACGGATGGGACCTACCTATCGAAAGTGCTCGCACTCTTCGCATCTCCACCATGCTGTTGAAGAAAGGGGTTGAGCTAGGGTTAACTCCTTATCAAATTGGAAGCATCATGTGCAGGGTGAACATTAACAGGGAGTCCGCAATTGAGGAGATTATCCAAGAAGCTCTGGATTCCGTGATCCCAGGCACAAGTGAAGAGTGTTTCATTGAAACCGTGTCTGAAATCATGGATCGTCGCCTTGACGAGATATCTGGGTAA
- the LOC130467700 gene encoding uncharacterized protein: MKFPSFTLLNGTANFTFFQYVGVRNPNRYGFSHYDSSLQLFSATAGPLGFLYIPAGNIAAGRTQFMSATFDVKSFRLPADVGSGTGTGTVPGPGPTTELETRMKLVGSVKVLKVFSHHVEKEAQCRVTIQDDSVFVRVSANYAVSVSVSVSDLGN; encoded by the exons ATGAAATTCCCATCCTTCACTCTCCTAAACGGCACCGCGAATTTCACCTTCTTCCAATACGTCGGCGTTCGGAACCCCAATCGGTACGGCTTCTCCCACTACGACAGCTCTCTGCAGCTCTTCTCCGCCACCGCCGGACCCCTTGGTTTCTTATACATCCCAGCAGGAAACATCGCTGCTGGTAGAACTCAGTTCATGTCTGCTACCTTTGATGTCAAGTCTTTCCGACTACCAGCCGATGTGGGTTCTGGGACCGGAACCGGGACAGTTCCCGGTCCAGGGCCGACAACGGAGCTAGAGACAAGGATGAAGTTAGTGGGAAGTGTTAAAGTATTAAAGGTGTTTTCACATCATGTGGAAAAAGAAGCTCAATGTAGGGTTACCATTCAG GATGATTCAGTTTTTGTTAGGGTATCTGCAAATTATGCTGTTTCTGTTTCTGTTTCTGTTTCTGATTTGGGGAACTAA
- the LOC110786354 gene encoding uncharacterized protein has translation MEFHTSSFLAKPHFPSSISPFLPPSSLTTLTKKTPFKFRKTHLKSFPNPPFSTNLPLQKTKKSHIAARFGRPTKRRNSLRKKLTGGDSQVRQNPQNIIDPVHHFVDNQVSDLNLSSDRLERVTGEIGSSQIDFESSNLGNSKKFGESVLWNKLEGWVDQYKKDIEFWGIGSNPIFTVFQDFDGNAERVVVDEDEILKRSGVEPLYYKKESDLGDFYEVNSKISHAKFLAKEIESGKNVIPRNSSVAKFVVSGEKSDVVSRIRSLIVPPKSLAKASKVGIAVVCGFAFVWMIRKLFSLGGKETEMSSFEKEMLRRKMKSRMGKEKVQKGSVEVMEKPSEMPTVFTERPSLDKEEVLNSIRESKGSNNGLVVQDVGGVRETASIDVDVKIREIQMMARHAREIEKGESSPSEGGELDEQAPNILSEESTEELDEDVSEEHDEGDTNPTNKVLSEESAETRIFNGALGMEILGNHEKQSGSSQFISKEVSEGNEDVEPHSISNGRISNGDSKTQANSLIQSHDILSSSNLTEGSQLNPSKKTPVRRKPKIIRSVKEAREYLLQKHDKESRVGDIPTTAAAEDERMDNCFRQRLEEGDKALKSFDADREVDSVPALKVSGYYAVKRNDGLATDTNGLKLEADTSSILSQNRLSDPPSVENSGVDSAVNLVKTMKISEMFKPSDSRGSSNFIPGENDVLDASPEANKPHLAELRSEEVDTLDGTPKPTDLSKTSDLDSGRNAFHNTNKLTKEAGVPYENVIDDANLQKKVYLSNGNGNVKHDEMNKTPNPTKESEIVVPAAVRRDLDGFDSEKKEFLPREINDEIDHKEELFANKENWLEKNFHEVEPIVKKIGSGFRDNYNVAREKIKQEVDTELDLMTLGSITNDTELEWMQDDKLKEIVFRVRDNELAGRDPFNSMDPEDKVAFYKGLDSKVEKVNQELSILHEWLHSNIENVDYGADGISIYDPPEKVIPRWKGPPLDNISEILNNSGNQQQVESSLQKANESTKSDSIETSQEASTSNSPSREKISKISKTVIEASDGSIKPGKRSGKEFWKHTKKWSRGFVESYNAEADPEVKSVMKDIGKDLDRWITEKEIKDAADLMDKIPQKGKENIEKKLSKLRREMEMFGPQAVVSKYREYAEEKEEDYLWWFDLPHLLCIELYTYDGEDQRVGFYSLEMAMDLELEPKPRHVIAFEDTSDCKNFCYIIQAHLEMIGKGKAFIVPQPPKDVFRQAKGDGFGVTVIRKGEIKLNVDQTLEEVEELITEIGSKMYHDKIMRERSVDISSLMKGVLGVSPPSKRKRKKRARKKPSKS, from the exons ATGGAGTTTCATACCTCCTCATTTCTAGCCAAACCCCATTTTCCATCCTCAATCTCACCTTTCTTACCTCCATCTTCACTCACAACTCTCACCAAGAAAACCCCTTTTAAATTCCGCAAAACCCACCTCAAATCCTTCCCAAACCCACCTTTTTCGACTAATTTGCCACtccaaaaaaccaaaaaatctCACATTGCTGCTCGTTTCGGCCGACCCACAAAGCGCAGGAACTCTCTAAGGAAGAAGCTCACTGGTGGTGACTCACAGGTGCGTCAAAACCCTCAAAACATTATTGACCCAGTTCATCATTTTGTTGATAATCAAGTTTCTGATTTGAATTTAAGTAGTGATAGATTGGAAAGGGTTACTGGGGAAATTGGTAGTTCTCAAATTGATTTTGAAAGTAGTAATTTAGGGAATTCTAAGAAATTTGGGGAATCTGTTTTGTGGAATAAATTGGAGGGTTGGGTTGATCAGTATAAGAAAGATATTGAGTTTTGGGGAATTGGGTCTAATCCTATTTTCACTGTTTTTCAAGACTTTGATGGTAATGCTGAGCGAGTTGTGGTTGATGAGGATGAAATTTTGAAGAGGAGTGGAGTTGAGCCGTTGTATTATAAGAAAGAGAGTGATTTAGGAGATTTTTATGAAGTGAATTCGAAGATTTCGCATGCCAAGTTTTTAGCTAAAGAAATAGAGAGTGGGAAGAATGTAATTCCTAGGAATAGTTCTGTTGCTAAATTTGTGGTTTCTGGGGAGAAATCTGATGTTGTTAGTAGAATTAGGAGCTTGATTGTCCCGCCAAAGTCACTAGCAAAGGCCTCAAAGGTTGGCATTGCTGTGGTTTGTGGTTTTGCATTTGTTTGGATGATCAGAAAGTTGTTTAGTTTAGGAGGAAAGGAGACGGAGATGTCGAGTTTTGAGAAGGAAATGTTGAGGAGAAAGATGAAGTCGAGAATGGGGAAGGAGAAGGTGCAGAAGGGTAGTGTTGAAGTCATGGAAAAACCATCTGAAATGCCTACTGTGTTCACTGAAAGGCCTAGTCTTGATAAGGAGGAGGTGTTGAATAGCATTAGGGAATCAAAAGGGTCAAATAATGGTCTGGTTGTTCAAGATGTTGGTGGTGTTCGGGAGACTGCATCCATTGATGTGGATGTTAAGATTCGGGAAATACAGATGATGGCAAGACATGCACGTGAGATTGAGAAAGGAGAAAGCTCTCCAAGTGAAGGGGGTGAATTGGATGAACAAGCACCCAATATTTTAAGTGAAGAATCTACAGAGGAACTTGATGAAGATGTTTCAGAGGAACATGATGAAGGTGACACGAATCCCACGAATAAAGTTTTAAGTGAAGAATCTGCAGAGACAAGGATTTTCAATGGCGCTCTAGGGATGGAAATCTTAGGCAACCACGAAAAACAAAGTGGCAGTTCTCAATTCATCAGTAAAGAGGTTTCTGAGGGGAATGAGGATGTGGAGCCCCATAGCATTTCGAATGGTAGGATTTCGAATGGTGATTCAAAAACCCAAGCTAATAGTCTTATTCAGAGCCATGATATTTTAAGTTCATCAAACTTAACTGAAGGGAGCCAACTAAACCCATCAAAGAAAACACCTGTGAGAAGGAAACCAAAAATCATACGCTCCGTAAAAGAAGCTAGAGAGTATCTCTTGCAGAAACATGATAAAGAATCTCGAGTTGGTGATATTCCTACCACAGCTGCTGCAGAAGATGAGAGAATGGACAATTGTTTCAGACAGAGGCTAGAAGAGGGTGACAAGGCATTAAAATCTTTTGATGCAGACAGGGAAGTGGACTCCGTCCCTGCTCTTAAAGTTTCTGGGTATTATGCTGTAAAAAGAAATGATGGTTTGGCAACTGATACTAATGGATTAAAGCTAGAAGCAGATACGAGTAGTATATTGTCGCAGAACAGACTTTCTGATCCACCAAGTGTTGAAAACTCAGGTGTCGATAGTGCAGTAAATTTGGTTAAAACTATGAAGATTAGTGAGATGTTCAAGCCCAGTGATTCACGTGGAAGTTCAAACTTTATTCCTGGTGAAAATGATGTATTGGATGCTAGTCCAGAAGCAAATAAACCCCACTTAGCTGAACTAAGATCGGAAGAAGTAGATACATTGGACGGAACGCCCAAGCCTACTGATCTGAGTAAAACATCAGACCTTGATTCTGGACGAAATGCATTTCATAATACCAATAAGTTGACAAAAGAAGCAGGTGTTCCTTATGAAAATGTCATCGATGATGCCAATCTACAGAAAAAGGTTTATCTCTCTAATGGCAATGGTAATGTCAAACATGATGAAATGAATAAAACACCCAATCCTACCAAAGAGAGTGAGATCGTTGTTCCTGCTGCTGTTAGAAGAGATCTAGATGGTTTTGATTCCGAGAAAAAAGAATTTCTTCCAAGAGAGATAAATGATGAAATTGATCACAAAGAAGAGTTGTTTGCTAATAAAGAGAATTGGTTGGAGAAAAACTTTCATGAAGTCGAGCCTATTGTGAAGAAAATAGGTAGTGGATTCAGGGACAATTACAATGTGgctagagagaaaataaaacagGAGGTGGATACAGAATTGGACTTGATGACACTTGGGTCTATTACGAATGACACCGAGCTTGAGTGGATGCAGGATGATAAACTTAAAGAAATCGTTTTCAGAGTTCGAGATAACGAGTTGGCTGGGCGAGATCCCTTCAATTCTATGGACCCTGAAGACAAAGTTGCATTTTATAAGGGCCTTGACAGTAAAGTTGAAAAAGTGAATCAGGAATTATCAATTCTGCATGAATGGCTCCATTCAAATATTGAGAATGTTGATTATGGAGCAG ATGGTATCAGCATATATGATCCACCAGAAAAGGTTATACCCCGATGGAAAGGTCCACCACTGGATAACATTTCCGAAATTCTGAATAATAGCGGAAATCAACAACAGGTGGAATCATCTCTTCAAAAGGCGAATGAATCTACGAAATCTGATTCTATTGAGACATCCCAGGAAGCCTCTACCTCAAATTCACCCAGCAGAGAAAAGATATCTAAAATTTCAAAGACTGTAATAGAGGCAAGTGATGGTTCAATTAAACCTGGCAAAAGGTCTGGGAAAGAGTTCTGGAAGCACACAAAGAAATGGTCTCGTGGATTTGTGGAATCCTATAATGCAGAGGCTGATCCGGAGGTGAAATCTGTCATGAAGGATATAGGGAAAGATTTGGATAGGTGGATTactgaaaaagaaataaaagatgCAGCTGATTTGATGGATAAAATTCCTCAAAAGGGCAAGGAGAACATAGAGAAAAAGTTAAGCAAACTAAGGAGAGAAATGGAAATGTTTGGACCACAAGCTGTAGTAAGCAAGTATCGCGAATATGCTGAAGAGAAGGAAGAAGATTACTTGTGGTGGTTTGATCTTCCTCATTTACTG TGCATTGAATTGTATACATATGATGGCGAAGACCAAAGGGTTGGATTTTATTCATTAGAAATGGCTATGGATCTTGAGCTCGAACCAAAGCCTCGTCATGTGATTGCCTTTGAAGATACTAGTGACTGCAAGAACTTTTGTTACATTATACAAGCTCATTTGGAGATGATTGGCAAGGGAAAAGCATTCATTGTTCCACAACCTCCCAAG GATGTTTTTCGACAAGCTAAAGGAGATGGCTTCGGTGTAACTGTAATTAGGAAAGGGGAAATAAAGCTCAATGTGGATCAAACACTAGAAGAGGTGGAGGAGCTGATTACTGAAATTGGAAGCAAGATGTACCATGATAAGATCATGCGAGAGCGCTCTGTTGATATAAGCTCCTTGATGAAGGGTGTCTTAGGTGTTAGTCCACCCTCTAAGAG GAAAAGGAAAAAGCGAGCTCGGAAGAAACCCAGTAAATCATGA